One Octopus sinensis linkage group LG11, ASM634580v1, whole genome shotgun sequence genomic window carries:
- the LOC115217394 gene encoding uncharacterized protein LOC115217394 gives MIFVLIFLLTTLNCGETINTSCKKYDGVTADNFAHYQYYKTSCCNATLDVFEPFPDGKFPEKPKLLELTNFLKESKNGIKAVWNANLTHLKGFKIEYVYQDTGEKICRVLDFSEFLKKNKSISNYNFDFEIYPVRKNRIYLVHLYSLPKSGNNYLPARKVDTFLCREWTTLIDYRLKEDKLIVDFEQGPSKCNIKLYKVALHYMNSTILYMVTVNSSKTSSTLTHEFLGICPGSYYITVEIFDESPFSNCICVNLNQKCGEGCVRTKTKVIEKLGSSCSEVIATATPSTSAPPTPEKLTIFLAVVGAMVGLLLLGLTLYCLKRTLREKRGLIFYTEDHSHLCEAIDQFISFMNKSQCKLEVAARLVKGGDPLRLSLEIQKSDFIILVYSEALHKRIQAWRSNQDYINFFKEDNSALLTPSLLTELKASKKLIICKFPWVQNPSNSSELSSIKCYTLIKELNLLIQEIHGTGMDQELAVLVKSNKLNHKFNTLTNTIKVAGNFEKDNSNWFEDKYICPKKMESLNEMPDYSERLDEDEHSIYSGPLSEIFEQINVNNDSVA, from the exons gcacattatcaatattataagaCAAGCT GTTGTAATGCGACTTTGGATGTCTTCGAGCCTTTTCCTGATGGAAAGTTCCCAGAAAAGCCAAAGCTTCTTGAACTAACAAATTTcctgaaagaaagtaaaaatggaataaaagccGTGTGGAATGCAA ATTTAACCCATTTAAAAGGATTTAAGATTGAATATGTGTATCAAGATACTGGAGAGAAAATCTGTAGAGTTTTAGACTTTTCTGAATTTCTGAAGAAGAACAAATCCATCAGTAAT TATAACTTCGATTTTGAGATTTATCCTGTAAgaaagaatagaatatatttgGTTCATCTTTACTCGTTGCCGAAATCTGGAAACAATTATCTTCCTGCTCGGAAAGTTGATACATTCT TGTGTCGTGAATGGACGACTTTAATAGATTATAGACTAAAAGAGGACAAGTTAATTGTGGATTTTGAACAAGGACCTtcaaaatgtaatataaaattgtataaagTAGCACTTCATTATATGAATTCAACCATTTTATATATGGTGACTGTCAATTCTTCCAAG acatccTCAACACTAACCCATGAATTTCTTGGAATATGTCCTGGAAGCTACTACATAACT gttGAAATATTTGATGAAAGTCCCTTTTCCAACTGTATTTGTGTAAACCTTAATCAAAAATGTGGTGAAGGCTGTGTTCGGACCAAAACCAAAGTCATTGAAA agCTTGGTTCATCATGCTCAGAAGTGATAGCAACTGCAACTCCTTCGACAAGTGCACCTCCAACCCccgaaaaattaaccattttccTTGCTGTTGTTGGAGCTATGGTTGGTCTGCTACTCCTAGGTCTCACTCTTTATTGTTTAAAGC gaACGCTCCGAGAGAAAAGAGGGCTGATATTTTATACAGAGGACCATTCTCACCTTTGTGAAGCCATCGATCAGTTTATATCTTTCATGAATAAGAGTCAATGTAAACTAGAAGTTGCTGCTCGGCTAGTGAAAGGTGGTGATCCATTAAGACTGAGTTTGGAAATTCAAAAGTCTGATTTTATAATTCTTGTTTACTCTGAAGCTCTTCACAAAAGAATTCAGGCGTGGAGAAGCAACCAAGAttacataaatttttttaaagaggaTAATTCAGCACTTTTGACACCTTCCCTTCTCACGGAACTTAAAGCAAGCAAAAAACTTATCATTTGTAAGTTTCCTTGGGTACAAAACCCCAGTAACAGCAGTGAATTATCTTCAATCAAGTGTTACACTCTTATAAAAGAGTTGAACTTGCTTATTCAAGAAATCCATGGAACAGGAATGGACCAAGAGCTTGCTGTTCTTGTCAAAAGTAACAAACTCAATCATAAATTTAACACTTTGACAAACACGATTAAGGTTGCTGGCAACTTTGAAAAAGATAATTCCAATTGGTTTGAAGACAAATATATTTGCCCCAAGAAAATGGAGTCTTTAAATGAAATGCCTGATTACAGTGAAAGATTAGATGAAGATGAACATAGTATTTACTCCGGCCCTTTAAGTGAAATATTTGAACAGATAAATGTAAACAATGACTCAGTAGCTTAA